One Thermococcus sp. MV5 genomic region harbors:
- a CDS encoding TldD/PmbA family protein: MEIETLVRKAEKLATKYKVKYYEVRIAKINATHIEMQNSHFEDISSNMEIGIGVRVFDGAWGFSSANDLRRAEKALEAAMKIAKTTKGNSKIYLGDPFTDEAEIKVKKSFLDVDLEEKIELLKTLDSFLKGDHIPNRKITYGDGIKEQFYFNSLGSEIKTIVPKIRLSFSVTAKENDDMQTYWKVFGGTTGWESIEDIDLEYWASFVKNKAISLLRAKLPPSGEFDIIMDPELTGVFIHEALGHAAEGDAIKNGESILEGKLGQNIAVDELTVVDDPTLEKKFGFYIYDDEGIKARKVEIIKDGILNEYLLDRETAAFFGTESNGHGRAQSYNYQPLVRMSNTYIEPRDWNFEEMIEEVKNGLYLIGDKGGQVDIANGTFMFGAKEGYLIENGRIKYHIRDVALSGKILDILKNIRGIGKDLKVNFPGYCGKGQWVSVDDGGPHILTRALVGGLL; the protein is encoded by the coding sequence ATGGAGATTGAGACACTTGTCCGAAAAGCTGAAAAGCTTGCTACGAAGTATAAAGTCAAATATTATGAAGTAAGGATAGCTAAGATAAATGCTACTCACATTGAAATGCAAAACTCTCACTTTGAGGATATCTCTTCTAATATGGAAATTGGTATTGGAGTAAGAGTTTTTGATGGTGCTTGGGGCTTTTCTTCAGCAAATGATTTAAGGAGAGCAGAAAAAGCCCTCGAAGCCGCAATGAAAATTGCAAAAACAACTAAAGGGAACTCAAAGATTTATCTTGGTGACCCCTTCACAGATGAAGCTGAAATTAAAGTGAAAAAATCATTTCTTGATGTAGACCTAGAGGAAAAAATAGAACTTTTGAAAACTCTTGATTCTTTCCTAAAAGGAGATCATATTCCTAATAGGAAAATAACTTATGGAGATGGTATAAAAGAGCAGTTTTATTTTAATTCTCTTGGAAGTGAAATCAAAACTATAGTCCCTAAGATTCGACTAAGCTTCTCTGTTACTGCGAAGGAAAATGATGATATGCAGACTTACTGGAAAGTCTTTGGAGGAACGACAGGCTGGGAAAGTATAGAGGATATAGATCTTGAGTATTGGGCCTCTTTTGTAAAGAACAAGGCAATATCGCTTTTACGGGCTAAATTACCTCCCTCTGGAGAGTTTGATATAATCATGGATCCTGAACTTACAGGTGTTTTTATCCATGAGGCTTTAGGTCATGCTGCAGAAGGAGATGCGATCAAAAATGGGGAGAGCATCTTAGAAGGAAAACTTGGTCAGAATATAGCAGTGGATGAACTAACCGTTGTCGATGACCCAACACTTGAGAAAAAGTTTGGATTTTATATTTATGACGATGAAGGAATAAAAGCAAGAAAAGTTGAGATTATAAAAGATGGGATCCTGAATGAATACCTCCTAGATAGAGAAACTGCAGCGTTCTTTGGAACCGAATCAAATGGGCATGGACGGGCCCAAAGCTACAATTACCAGCCATTAGTGAGAATGAGTAACACATATATAGAGCCGAGAGACTGGAACTTTGAAGAAATGATTGAAGAAGTCAAAAATGGTCTGTATCTAATTGGGGATAAAGGAGGACAAGTAGATATCGCTAATGGAACATTTATGTTTGGAGCTAAAGAAGGATACCTAATTGAAAATGGCCGGATTAAATACCATATAAGAGATGTAGCTCTTTCAGGAAAGATTCTAGACATTCTCAAGAACATAAGAGGTATAGGAAAAGATCTCAAGGTGAACTTCCCAGGTTACTGTGGGAAAGGACAATGGGTTTCAGTCGATGATGGAGGTCCCCATATATTGACTAGAGCTTTAGTGGGAGGTCTTCTTTAA
- the gltA gene encoding NADPH-dependent glutamate synthase, producing the protein MAIIEERIPTPERPVEERLQGFMEVNLGYTFELALQEAQRCLQCNPAPCIQGCPVHIDIPGFIKKLRENKENPKKAVKEALEVIWACNTLPAITGRVCPQEDQCEAPCVMGKVGDPINIGKLERFVADYAREHGIDEELLQEVIPKIEKKKEKVAIIGAGPAGLTCAAELAKGGYQVTIFEALHKPGGVLVYGIPEFRLPNDTIEKELEKLKKLGVEMKTDYIVGRTVTLDELLENYDAVFIGTGAGTPKLPNVPGVNLNGIYSANEFLTRVNLMKAYAFPEYDTPIKIGKKVIVIGAGNTAMDAARTARRLGAEVIIAYRRGKEDITARIEEVEHAKEEGVRFEFFLSPMEFIGDENGRVKAVKFMKMKALEERDSRGKRKIVPTGDTIVLEADTVVIAIGKTTSKLLRMTMAKIEADEYGVIKVDEKLMTNIPGVFAGGDAIRGEATVILAMGDGRKAAKGIREYLEKKTNNA; encoded by the coding sequence ATGGCAATTATTGAAGAACGCATTCCGACTCCCGAGAGACCAGTTGAAGAAAGACTTCAAGGTTTCATGGAAGTAAATCTTGGTTATACATTTGAACTGGCACTTCAGGAGGCACAAAGATGTCTTCAATGTAATCCTGCTCCATGTATTCAAGGATGTCCAGTTCATATTGACATCCCCGGATTCATAAAAAAGCTTCGTGAGAATAAAGAAAATCCAAAAAAAGCTGTTAAAGAAGCTTTGGAGGTTATCTGGGCATGTAATACTTTACCCGCCATTACAGGTAGGGTCTGTCCCCAAGAAGATCAATGCGAAGCTCCATGTGTAATGGGCAAAGTCGGAGACCCAATTAACATTGGGAAACTTGAGAGATTCGTTGCTGATTATGCACGAGAGCATGGCATAGATGAGGAACTCCTTCAAGAGGTTATCCCAAAAATTGAGAAGAAAAAAGAAAAAGTTGCTATTATTGGGGCTGGCCCAGCTGGTTTGACCTGTGCTGCTGAATTGGCCAAGGGTGGATATCAAGTTACGATATTTGAAGCTCTTCATAAACCCGGGGGAGTTCTTGTTTATGGAATCCCCGAGTTCAGGCTTCCCAATGACACTATTGAAAAAGAACTTGAGAAGCTTAAGAAACTTGGTGTTGAGATGAAAACCGATTACATAGTAGGGAGAACTGTTACTCTTGATGAACTTCTCGAGAATTACGATGCGGTATTTATAGGAACCGGTGCTGGAACCCCAAAACTTCCCAATGTCCCGGGGGTTAACTTAAATGGAATTTATTCTGCAAATGAGTTCCTTACAAGAGTTAACCTCATGAAGGCTTATGCTTTTCCAGAGTATGATACTCCAATAAAGATTGGAAAGAAAGTCATAGTAATTGGAGCTGGAAACACTGCAATGGATGCAGCAAGAACTGCAAGAAGACTAGGTGCAGAGGTAATCATAGCCTACAGAAGAGGCAAAGAAGACATCACCGCAAGAATTGAAGAGGTCGAACACGCCAAAGAAGAAGGGGTGAGGTTTGAGTTCTTCTTAAGCCCCATGGAGTTCATAGGGGACGAAAATGGAAGGGTTAAGGCCGTGAAGTTCATGAAAATGAAAGCCCTCGAAGAGAGGGACTCCAGAGGGAAAAGAAAGATAGTGCCCACTGGAGATACTATTGTTTTAGAGGCAGATACAGTTGTCATAGCAATTGGAAAAACTACAAGCAAACTCCTTAGAATGACGATGGCAAAAATAGAAGCTGACGAATACGGAGTAATAAAAGTGGATGAAAAATTGATGACAAATATTCCTGGGGTTTTCGCCGGTGGGGATGCCATTAGAGGTGAAGCTACAGTGATCTTAGCAATGGGAGATGGAAGAAAGGCTGCAAAAGGTATTAGAGAGTATTTGGAGAAAAAGACAAACAATGCATAG
- a CDS encoding signal recognition particle protein Srp19, whose translation MKRFVIWTNEIDARIPRKYGREVPKNLAVDKPTLLEIVDAAKTIGLNVIEINDKALNPRLSALDDTLKVKGRIIVESKHGKSKTLKLITQKVREFRKQDRKK comes from the coding sequence ATGAAGAGGTTTGTAATATGGACAAATGAGATAGATGCAAGGATACCCCGGAAATATGGAAGAGAGGTCCCAAAGAACCTTGCAGTAGATAAACCGACTCTACTCGAGATTGTAGATGCAGCTAAAACCATTGGACTCAATGTGATCGAAATCAATGATAAAGCTTTAAACCCACGACTTTCAGCGCTAGACGACACTCTCAAAGTCAAGGGAAGGATTATAGTAGAAAGTAAGCATGGCAAGTCGAAGACATTAAAACTAATAACTCAAAAGGTTAGAGAATTTAGAAAACAGGACAGAAAAAAATAA
- a CDS encoding Lrp/AsnC family transcriptional regulator gives MVRAYVLLTIEIGKVERVIEEIKAISGVVKADAVTGPYDAIVELEAADLGELTRKILHDIHNIDGVIDTTTAIVVETE, from the coding sequence ATGGTTAGGGCATACGTTTTGTTAACAATTGAAATTGGAAAAGTAGAGAGAGTAATAGAAGAAATCAAAGCCATATCAGGAGTTGTGAAGGCCGACGCTGTAACTGGCCCATATGACGCAATAGTTGAACTTGAAGCTGCAGATTTAGGGGAACTTACCAGAAAAATACTTCATGATATCCACAATATAGATGGAGTAATCGACACTACAACTGCCATAGTAGTAGAAACAGAGTGA
- a CDS encoding tRNA (adenine-N1)-methyltransferase, translating to MIKLGDKVVLLDPRGKRYLITVKEEEFHTDLGIINLEKIVDKEFGIFVKSHKGYQFRVLKPRIIDYIDKMKRGPQIIHPKDAAQIVAFAGISPGDIIIEAGVGSGALTLFLANIIGPQGRIIGYEIREDFANLAWRNVEWVGFSDRVEIKLKNIYEGIDEEEVDHIILDLPQPENVVEHAVKALKPGGFLIAYTPCINQVDRFYKKLREYKKHFTKPRTIECLVREQEVKLDCIRPRTTMLAHTGYITFVRKA from the coding sequence ATGATCAAACTCGGTGATAAGGTTGTATTACTTGATCCTAGGGGAAAACGATATCTAATAACCGTGAAAGAAGAGGAGTTTCATACGGATCTTGGTATAATAAACTTGGAGAAAATTGTAGATAAAGAGTTCGGGATATTTGTAAAGTCTCACAAGGGGTATCAATTTAGAGTACTAAAACCACGGATAATAGATTACATTGATAAGATGAAAAGGGGCCCACAGATAATTCATCCAAAAGATGCTGCTCAAATTGTGGCATTTGCTGGGATATCTCCTGGGGATATAATAATTGAAGCAGGAGTTGGGAGTGGAGCATTAACCCTTTTCTTGGCCAACATTATTGGGCCTCAGGGAAGAATAATAGGCTATGAGATACGAGAAGACTTTGCAAACCTTGCGTGGAGAAACGTAGAATGGGTAGGCTTTTCTGACAGAGTAGAAATAAAGCTAAAAAACATATATGAGGGAATAGATGAAGAAGAAGTCGACCATATAATCTTGGATCTTCCTCAGCCCGAAAATGTTGTTGAACATGCTGTAAAAGCTCTGAAACCAGGGGGATTTCTCATTGCATATACCCCATGTATAAATCAAGTAGATAGATTTTACAAGAAACTGAGAGAATATAAAAAGCATTTTACAAAACCCCGTACTATTGAATGCTTGGTAAGAGAGCAAGAAGTTAAACTAGACTGTATAAGACCACGAACCACTATGCTAGCTCACACTGGCTATATAACATTTGTTAGGAAAGCTTAG
- a CDS encoding TldD/PmbA family protein, with protein MVDELIKILNRENIEWEIYWEVGRGSSFKIEKCKLERAQRKYHSGIGLRVGYHGKQGFSYITGINHDKKTLENFVKRTIKLAKVGEVKFHGFPDKKPIKKVRGIYDKRISDLTFEEAFELGKEISLKEQELRNKFGPEYTFSGRLAFGFAKDGVINSNGINEEEEGTAVSFGIYIVRKGRRTGTGDYYKGSRQMIDFGKELETGLEKALEEVKLSYEARKLEPYEGDLVLEPHSLASLVGLFLSNLRGDSIYYKRSRFKGIGEEVASEAFTLIDDGTLEGKLGSYSFDGEGNPSQRTILVKNGVLSSFILDETYARFLGMESTGNGVRDFRTPPHIGTSNIVIEGKEENLEDFEGIVVKKVFGEHTTNPISGDFSLTVELGYIVKNGDKIPFKDNMFVGNIFEFVKSIQAIGKKKEELGAFISPRTLGFGKIV; from the coding sequence ATGGTAGATGAACTTATTAAAATTTTAAATCGTGAGAACATTGAATGGGAGATTTATTGGGAAGTTGGGAGAGGGAGTTCTTTTAAAATTGAAAAATGTAAACTTGAAAGAGCTCAAAGAAAATATCACTCTGGAATTGGACTTAGAGTGGGGTACCATGGGAAACAAGGATTCTCGTACATAACTGGCATAAATCATGACAAAAAAACCCTTGAAAACTTTGTAAAGAGGACAATAAAGCTTGCGAAAGTGGGCGAGGTTAAGTTCCATGGCTTTCCAGACAAAAAGCCTATTAAAAAAGTTCGCGGAATTTATGATAAACGGATCAGCGATTTGACTTTTGAAGAGGCCTTTGAATTGGGAAAAGAGATATCCCTAAAGGAGCAAGAGCTGAGAAATAAATTTGGTCCTGAATATACATTTTCTGGAAGACTTGCATTTGGCTTTGCTAAGGATGGGGTAATCAATTCGAATGGTATTAATGAAGAGGAAGAAGGCACTGCAGTGAGCTTTGGCATTTACATAGTTAGGAAGGGTCGCCGAACTGGGACGGGAGATTATTACAAAGGCTCTAGACAAATGATAGACTTCGGAAAAGAGCTCGAAACTGGGCTCGAAAAAGCTTTGGAAGAAGTAAAGCTCAGTTATGAGGCTCGAAAACTTGAACCTTACGAGGGAGATCTTGTATTAGAGCCTCACTCACTGGCATCACTGGTAGGATTGTTCCTTTCAAATTTAAGGGGAGATAGTATATATTATAAACGAAGTAGGTTTAAGGGAATAGGGGAAGAAGTCGCAAGTGAGGCATTTACCTTGATCGATGATGGTACTCTCGAGGGGAAATTAGGAAGTTATTCATTTGACGGGGAGGGTAACCCTAGTCAAAGAACTATTTTAGTGAAGAATGGAGTGTTATCGTCATTTATTCTAGACGAAACTTATGCACGCTTCCTTGGAATGGAAAGCACGGGGAATGGTGTAAGGGACTTTCGAACACCTCCTCATATTGGTACAAGCAACATAGTAATAGAAGGTAAAGAGGAAAATTTGGAGGATTTTGAAGGTATAGTTGTAAAAAAAGTCTTTGGAGAACACACTACAAACCCAATAAGTGGGGACTTTTCATTAACGGTAGAGCTTGGATACATTGTAAAAAATGGAGACAAAATTCCATTCAAAGATAATATGTTTGTAGGAAACATCTTTGAGTTTGTGAAGTCAATACAGGCCATTGGAAAGAAAAAAGAAGAACTTGGAGCATTCATCTCCCCTAGGACCCTAGGTTTCGGAAAAATAGTATGA
- a CDS encoding DUF257 family protein — MEVGPILEFLKKNVSLGDFVIVEYPSSYSLAKLLWGGLIPEIPQEEVLIDDFFGIGDLLFRDYLRKASPGEYKKAIEATKKIRAIRIGPGRTSYASIVEEIPITYDVSEFMRSYYNALMNLFSGSAKVEYSITVGISQYLYFGGEKALRAILFTRSTLPFEDWSSIYFVNSDILDEKQLAVLKELASWQLKIEKEKGTYRIKVED, encoded by the coding sequence ATGGAGGTAGGCCCAATCCTTGAGTTCTTGAAAAAAAATGTGAGTTTAGGAGACTTTGTTATTGTGGAGTATCCATCTTCATATTCACTTGCAAAATTGCTCTGGGGGGGACTTATACCCGAGATCCCACAGGAAGAAGTATTAATAGATGACTTTTTTGGAATTGGGGATCTCCTCTTTAGAGATTACTTGCGAAAGGCTTCCCCGGGAGAGTATAAAAAAGCGATAGAGGCCACAAAAAAAATCCGAGCAATACGAATAGGGCCTGGAAGAACTAGTTATGCCTCCATAGTAGAAGAAATCCCCATCACCTATGATGTCTCGGAATTTATGAGGAGCTATTACAATGCATTAATGAATCTCTTTTCAGGTTCTGCTAAAGTGGAATACTCCATAACAGTGGGTATCTCTCAATATCTTTACTTTGGAGGCGAAAAGGCATTAAGAGCAATTTTGTTTACGAGAAGCACTCTACCATTTGAAGACTGGAGTTCGATTTATTTTGTAAATAGTGACATTTTAGATGAAAAACAACTAGCAGTTTTGAAAGAACTTGCCAGCTGGCAGTTAAAAATTGAAAAGGAGAAAGGAACATACAGAATAAAAGTCGAAGACTAA
- a CDS encoding sulfide/dihydroorotate dehydrogenase-like FAD/NAD-binding protein: MYEILEKKEIAAKNVMYKIHAPHIAKKVQPGQFVVVRAFENGERIPLTPVTWNREKGWITLVVFSRGKTTLRMNMELKEGDKILNIAGPLGNPVPMKRFGKILAIGMITGIVEVYPIAKAWQDIGNEVITLHIVPEPMILLRKDLENAVSKHIIESFPLEEGMGMPEIFKELVTRGQAKVKELIEVEKPDLIFMVGPAGGQKAIFDVAKEYGVPMNVDLHPVMVDGTGMCGACRVTIGEEVKFACVDGPSFDAYKVNWEELIARSGFYTDLEKKAMEDYLTKLAQGGVQ, from the coding sequence ATGTATGAGATACTCGAGAAAAAAGAGATTGCTGCAAAAAATGTTATGTACAAGATACATGCTCCTCACATAGCAAAAAAAGTTCAACCTGGGCAATTTGTAGTTGTCAGAGCTTTTGAAAATGGAGAGAGAATTCCCCTCACTCCAGTGACATGGAACCGAGAGAAAGGTTGGATAACATTGGTGGTATTTAGCAGAGGAAAAACAACACTTAGAATGAACATGGAACTCAAAGAGGGGGATAAAATTCTTAACATCGCTGGCCCTCTTGGAAACCCTGTCCCTATGAAAAGATTTGGGAAAATACTGGCAATAGGCATGATAACCGGAATCGTTGAAGTGTACCCCATAGCAAAGGCGTGGCAAGACATTGGAAATGAAGTAATAACCTTGCATATAGTACCAGAACCCATGATTTTACTCAGAAAAGACCTTGAGAATGCTGTTTCAAAACATATAATCGAGAGCTTTCCTCTAGAAGAAGGAATGGGAATGCCTGAAATTTTTAAAGAATTAGTAACCCGGGGCCAAGCAAAAGTGAAAGAACTTATTGAAGTAGAAAAACCCGATTTAATTTTTATGGTAGGGCCAGCAGGGGGTCAAAAAGCAATATTTGATGTCGCTAAAGAATACGGTGTTCCTATGAACGTTGATCTTCATCCAGTAATGGTAGATGGTACTGGAATGTGTGGCGCGTGTAGAGTTACCATCGGAGAAGAGGTTAAATTTGCTTGTGTCGATGGACCTAGTTTTGATGCATACAAGGTTAATTGGGAAGAGCTTATTGCAAGATCTGGCTTTTACACGGATTTAGAAAAGAAAGCCATGGAAGATTATTTGACTAAACTTGCACAAGGAGGTGTTCAATAA
- the gcvPB gene encoding aminomethyl-transferring glycine dehydrogenase subunit GcvPB, which yields MFRQAKWEEPLIFELSKPGRVGFTLPAPIEDIKIQIPEYLKRDQLELPELSEPEIVRHYTRLSEMNYGVDSGMYPLGSCTMKYNPKINEEFANHPKATLIHPYQDERTVQGALQIMWELEQWLKEITGMDRFTLQPAAGANGEFAGVMIIRAYHLDKGETQRNEIIVPDSAHGTNPASAAMAGFKVIEIPSNEQGMVDLEALENAVSERTAGIMLTNPNTLGIFEEDILEIAKIVHKAGGLLYYDGANLNGILGKIRPGDMGFDVVHINLHKTFSTPHGGGGPGAGPVGVKEHLVEYLPVPLVEFDGEKYYLNYDLPKSIGKVKEFYGNFTVLVRALTYLKIMGREGLKEVSEIAVLNANYLTQKLKGTKGYELPHKELRKHEVVFSAEPMKKDTGVKTLDVAKRLLDFGLHAPTIYFPLIVHEALMIEPTETVSKEDLNAYIEALKQISEEAYTNPEIVKTAPHNTAVRRVDDVLAAKKPIITWRMYKQLKEKGEVDY from the coding sequence ATGTTTAGGCAAGCAAAATGGGAAGAGCCTCTTATTTTTGAGCTCTCTAAACCTGGAAGGGTCGGTTTCACACTTCCAGCTCCTATTGAGGATATCAAAATTCAGATTCCAGAGTATTTGAAAAGGGATCAACTAGAATTGCCCGAATTAAGTGAACCAGAGATAGTTAGACATTATACTCGACTTAGTGAAATGAACTATGGTGTGGATAGTGGGATGTACCCGCTTGGCTCATGTACTATGAAATATAACCCCAAGATTAATGAAGAGTTTGCAAACCACCCAAAAGCAACCCTCATTCACCCATATCAAGATGAAAGAACAGTTCAAGGTGCTTTACAAATAATGTGGGAACTTGAACAGTGGTTAAAGGAGATTACTGGAATGGATCGTTTTACTTTGCAGCCAGCTGCTGGAGCAAATGGTGAGTTTGCTGGGGTTATGATAATAAGAGCATACCACTTAGATAAAGGAGAAACACAAAGAAACGAAATAATCGTACCAGACTCTGCCCATGGTACAAACCCTGCAAGTGCCGCTATGGCTGGATTTAAGGTTATAGAGATCCCTTCTAATGAGCAGGGTATGGTGGATTTAGAGGCCCTAGAGAATGCAGTTAGTGAAAGAACTGCAGGAATAATGCTTACAAATCCTAATACTCTTGGGATATTCGAAGAGGATATCCTCGAAATAGCAAAGATAGTTCACAAAGCTGGCGGTTTACTTTATTATGATGGTGCAAACTTAAATGGAATACTAGGAAAAATAAGACCTGGAGATATGGGATTTGACGTTGTCCATATAAACCTCCACAAGACATTTTCAACACCTCACGGAGGAGGAGGTCCTGGAGCTGGTCCTGTTGGAGTAAAAGAGCATCTTGTAGAGTACCTTCCAGTACCACTCGTCGAATTTGATGGAGAAAAATATTATCTTAATTATGACCTTCCAAAGAGCATTGGGAAAGTTAAGGAATTCTATGGAAATTTCACTGTCCTAGTTAGGGCCCTAACCTATCTCAAAATAATGGGAAGAGAAGGACTAAAAGAAGTCTCCGAAATTGCTGTTCTCAATGCCAACTATCTTACTCAAAAGCTAAAGGGGACCAAAGGATACGAACTACCCCACAAAGAACTGAGAAAACACGAAGTAGTGTTTTCCGCTGAGCCAATGAAAAAGGATACTGGCGTAAAGACTTTGGATGTGGCAAAGCGCTTGCTTGACTTTGGGCTACATGCGCCAACGATTTACTTCCCACTAATAGTCCACGAAGCTTTGATGATTGAACCAACAGAAACGGTAAGCAAAGAAGATCTTAATGCTTATATTGAAGCTCTTAAGCAGATAAGTGAGGAGGCTTACACTAACCCTGAAATTGTAAAAACTGCACCTCACAACACTGCTGTTAGACGTGTTGACGATGTTTTAGCAGCTAAGAAGCCCATAATTACGTGGCGCATGTACAAACAACTAAAAGAGAAAGGAGAAGTAGATTACTAA
- a CDS encoding ABC transporter substrate-binding protein — MKKQLATLLVVSVLVFAVVASGCIGGETTTQTTSTPTETSTETQPTGPTYEVIETDKSVILVGPEGAQVPASLPSGKKIIKVTYVVDEANTPGVQQLMEEGQGFGAINPAFFRDTTVDALVIAARRETNPEIRTELFKALYILGNKYVPEIILGQNRQLRVYWEWVKGRYYHPTFPERYDLIWEDPNAPSVTIGIGDYKNDAQTYVIGTIGWPESFDPAWTYETFGWEIWHEVGDTLVTYWKEETEKVTPDLAVAWAHNEDGTEWYFVIRGGVVAYDPWNDKTYPIDAVDVAFTFWRVQRLGHSVSWMVSSFMDVSKSQALTEKEFEEVLKDKKLIAEYNGKTVEVKSLQDLLNVFGYSGETAGVFKLVLPAPYAAVLGILADSFLSVVPMEYLLGDKYEEALSASNNGKTPDAWEAYIEEGEQDPTHQLMHKQPVGTGPFYVKEYKENAYIVLERNPYYWDKSIKPGHERVIYVINNDAVSRIQLFQTGTVDAVATPPERVNDVKGLEFQGFKSVVQTDILQPILTFIVFNTQKEPFNNPKVREALAYAIPYDQISEVVYSGLLERNWGPIPKPWPGFTEYGITKYTYDINKAQQLLQEAGINPSDYKIELIYNAGNSAREKIMTLLQNIWSQLGFQVTVGSYEWPVYLSKTSKGDYDVYVVGWVPDYLDSDNWVGPFLYGATEFSKIEISVES; from the coding sequence ATGAAGAAACAATTGGCGACACTGTTAGTGGTAAGCGTTTTAGTTTTCGCAGTAGTTGCAAGCGGCTGTATTGGTGGTGAAACCACCACACAAACAACTTCAACCCCCACTGAGACTTCTACTGAGACCCAACCAACTGGTCCCACTTACGAAGTAATTGAAACTGATAAGAGCGTTATATTAGTTGGCCCTGAGGGAGCTCAGGTGCCTGCTTCTCTTCCCAGTGGAAAGAAAATTATAAAAGTCACATATGTGGTTGATGAAGCCAACACTCCAGGAGTGCAACAATTAATGGAAGAAGGCCAGGGATTTGGTGCTATTAACCCAGCATTCTTTAGAGACACTACAGTAGATGCACTTGTAATCGCTGCAAGAAGAGAAACCAACCCGGAGATAAGAACTGAGCTCTTTAAAGCCCTTTACATCCTTGGAAACAAGTATGTACCTGAAATCATTCTTGGCCAAAACAGACAACTTCGTGTTTATTGGGAATGGGTCAAAGGAAGATACTATCACCCAACATTTCCAGAGAGGTATGATCTAATATGGGAAGACCCAAATGCACCAAGTGTCACCATTGGAATTGGAGACTACAAGAACGACGCTCAAACTTACGTTATAGGTACAATCGGATGGCCAGAGAGCTTTGATCCAGCTTGGACATATGAGACTTTTGGATGGGAAATTTGGCATGAAGTCGGTGATACTTTGGTTACCTACTGGAAAGAAGAAACTGAAAAAGTAACTCCAGATTTAGCTGTTGCATGGGCACACAATGAAGATGGCACTGAATGGTACTTTGTTATTAGAGGAGGAGTTGTTGCCTACGATCCATGGAATGATAAGACATATCCCATTGATGCTGTTGATGTTGCCTTCACATTCTGGCGTGTCCAGAGGTTAGGGCACAGTGTTTCATGGATGGTCTCCAGCTTTATGGACGTTAGCAAATCCCAAGCTCTAACTGAAAAAGAGTTTGAGGAGGTTCTTAAGGACAAGAAACTTATTGCTGAGTACAATGGAAAGACTGTAGAAGTTAAGTCTCTCCAAGACTTGTTGAATGTCTTTGGATATAGTGGAGAGACTGCTGGTGTCTTTAAGCTTGTCTTACCAGCTCCATACGCTGCAGTTCTTGGTATACTAGCAGATTCATTCCTTTCAGTAGTCCCAATGGAGTATCTTCTTGGTGACAAATACGAAGAGGCACTGAGCGCTTCAAACAATGGAAAGACTCCAGATGCTTGGGAGGCTTACATAGAAGAAGGTGAACAAGACCCAACTCACCAACTTATGCACAAGCAACCTGTTGGAACTGGACCATTCTATGTAAAAGAATACAAAGAAAATGCTTACATAGTTCTCGAGCGCAATCCATATTACTGGGACAAGAGCATAAAACCAGGACATGAGAGAGTAATTTATGTTATAAACAATGATGCTGTTTCAAGAATCCAACTCTTCCAAACTGGAACAGTTGATGCTGTCGCAACACCACCAGAGAGAGTTAATGACGTTAAAGGTCTTGAATTCCAAGGATTCAAGTCAGTAGTCCAAACAGATATTCTACAGCCAATATTAACATTCATAGTCTTCAACACCCAGAAAGAACCATTCAACAATCCAAAAGTTAGAGAAGCTCTAGCCTATGCAATACCATATGATCAGATCTCTGAAGTAGTTTACTCCGGATTGCTTGAGAGAAACTGGGGACCAATTCCAAAACCATGGCCCGGATTCACTGAGTATGGAATCACCAAATACACTTATGACATAAACAAAGCCCAACAACTTCTCCAAGAAGCCGGAATTAACCCAAGCGACTACAAGATCGAACTCATTTACAACGCTGGAAACAGTGCTCGTGAGAAGATCATGACATTACTACAAAACATTTGGAGCCAACTTGGCTTCCAAGTCACAGTGGGAAGCTATGAATGGCCAGTATACCTAAGCAAGACATCCAAAGGAGATTACGATGTCTATGTTGTCGGATGGGTACCAGATTATCTTGACTCAGACAACTGGGTCGGGCCATTCCTATATGGTGCAACCGAGTTCAGTAAGATTGAAATTTCAGTTGAATCGTGA